A single window of Candidatus Dormiibacterota bacterium DNA harbors:
- a CDS encoding type IV pilus twitching motility protein PilT: MAVTLHQLLKTLVEQSGTDLHVTTNSPPQIRVDGKLVPLQLPPLTAPETKALAYSVLTDNQKHRFEENLELDFSFGVRGLARFRANIFSQRGAVAAAFRTIPWEVKNFADLGLPEVVATLCDKPRGLILVTGPTGSGKSTTLAAMIDKINNEDKGHIVTIEDPVEYLHGHKSCIVNQRELFADTHSFSNALKSVLRQDPDVVLIGEMRDLETIEAALRIAETGHLTFGTLHTNSAAQTINRIIDVFPAHQQSQIRAQLSFVLEGILCQSLLPKASGKGRCLTMEILVPNSAIRNLIREDKIHQIYSMMQTGQAQFGMQTSNQSLASLYFKKQITLTTALSHSSNPDELQEMINRGAGLINQPTAASNAAVRSAARK, translated from the coding sequence ATGGCGGTCACGCTGCATCAATTGCTGAAAACGCTGGTGGAGCAGAGTGGGACGGACCTGCACGTCACGACCAACTCTCCGCCGCAGATCCGCGTCGACGGCAAGCTGGTTCCCCTGCAGCTCCCGCCGCTCACGGCCCCCGAGACGAAGGCGCTGGCGTACAGCGTCCTGACCGACAACCAGAAGCACCGCTTCGAGGAAAACCTGGAGCTCGATTTCTCCTTCGGCGTCAGGGGGCTGGCGCGCTTCCGCGCCAACATCTTCAGCCAGAGGGGCGCCGTGGCGGCCGCGTTCCGGACCATCCCCTGGGAGGTGAAGAACTTCGCCGATCTCGGCCTGCCCGAAGTCGTGGCGACGCTGTGCGACAAGCCACGCGGGTTGATCCTGGTGACCGGTCCGACCGGCTCCGGCAAGTCGACCACCCTGGCCGCGATGATTGACAAGATCAACAACGAGGACAAGGGGCACATCGTCACGATCGAGGACCCGGTCGAATACCTGCACGGCCACAAGAGCTGTATCGTCAACCAGCGCGAGCTGTTCGCGGACACCCATTCGTTCAGCAATGCGCTCAAGTCGGTGCTGCGCCAGGATCCCGACGTGGTGCTCATCGGCGAGATGCGCGACCTCGAGACGATCGAGGCGGCCCTGCGCATCGCCGAGACCGGCCATCTTACATTTGGAACCCTGCACACCAACTCCGCGGCGCAGACCATCAACCGGATCATCGATGTCTTCCCGGCTCACCAGCAGTCGCAGATCCGCGCCCAGCTGTCGTTCGTGCTCGAGGGGATCCTCTGCCAGTCCCTCCTGCCCAAGGCCTCCGGGAAGGGACGCTGCCTGACGATGGAGATCCTGGTCCCCAACTCCGCCATCAGGAACCTCATCCGCGAGGACAAGATCCACCAGATCTACTCGATGATGCAGACCGGCCAGGCCCAGTTCGGGATGCAGACGTCCAACCAGTCCCTCGCCAGCCTCTACTTCAAGAAACAGATCACGCTGACCACCGCCCTGTCGCACAGCAGCAACCCGGACGAGCTGCAGG
- the pilB gene encoding type IV-A pilus assembly ATPase PilB produces MAVKLGEMLIKAGLLTPQKLQDALEYQKTNGGKLGLNLIKLGFVKEEEITRVLSQQYGVPAINLSKIEVDDSVVKLIPSEVAQKYLIMPVSRSGATLTIAMVDPTNVFAMDDIKFMSGYNVEPVVASEVAIKEAIDRYYGSIHALELKKVMDDLAQEENDQNLELLEEEQEVDLAKLEAATEEAPVVRLVNLILTDSIKRGASDIHIEPYEKDFRVRFRIDGVLYEIMQPPMKLRDAITSRLKIMAKLDISEKRLPQDGRIKIKMKLQGKNREMDYRVSVLPTLFGEKIVLRLLDKENLMLDMTRLGFEQESLTKFEKAIFKPYGMVLVTGPTGSGKTNTLYSSISKVNSPETNIITAEDPVEFNLHGINQVQMKEQIGLNFAAALRSFLRQDPNIILVGEIRDFETAEIAVKAALTGHLVLSTLHTNDAPSTVNRLMNMGIEPYLVATSVHLICAQRLVRRLCKDCKEEVNMPAQALIDIGYGADEAPKVKLYKGRGCPTCNNTGYKGRVGLYEVMEITDGMREMILTGASSIELKNKAIEEGMITLRGSGLRKIKTGQTTVEEVVRETVL; encoded by the coding sequence ATGGCAGTCAAACTGGGCGAGATGTTGATCAAGGCGGGGCTCCTTACCCCGCAGAAGCTCCAGGACGCCCTCGAGTACCAGAAGACCAACGGAGGCAAGCTCGGGCTGAACCTCATCAAGCTCGGCTTCGTCAAGGAAGAGGAGATCACCCGCGTCCTCTCCCAGCAGTACGGAGTGCCCGCAATCAACCTCTCGAAAATCGAGGTCGACGACTCGGTCGTCAAGCTGATCCCGAGCGAGGTGGCGCAGAAGTACCTGATCATGCCGGTCAGCCGCAGCGGCGCGACCCTGACCATCGCCATGGTGGATCCCACGAACGTGTTCGCCATGGACGACATCAAGTTCATGTCCGGCTACAACGTGGAGCCGGTGGTCGCCTCCGAGGTCGCCATCAAGGAGGCGATCGACCGGTACTACGGCTCGATCCATGCCCTGGAGCTGAAAAAGGTCATGGACGACCTGGCCCAGGAGGAGAACGACCAGAACCTGGAGCTCCTGGAGGAGGAACAGGAGGTCGACCTCGCGAAGCTGGAGGCGGCGACCGAGGAGGCGCCGGTCGTCAGGCTGGTGAACCTGATCCTGACCGACTCCATCAAGCGGGGCGCCTCCGATATCCACATCGAGCCGTACGAGAAGGATTTTCGCGTGCGCTTCCGGATCGACGGCGTCCTGTACGAGATCATGCAGCCGCCCATGAAGCTGCGGGACGCCATCACGTCGCGCCTCAAGATCATGGCGAAGCTCGACATCTCCGAGAAGCGGCTGCCCCAGGACGGGCGCATCAAGATCAAAATGAAGCTCCAGGGAAAGAACCGCGAGATGGACTACCGGGTCTCCGTGCTGCCGACCCTGTTCGGGGAGAAGATCGTCCTGCGGCTTCTCGACAAAGAGAACCTGATGCTGGACATGACCCGGCTCGGGTTCGAGCAGGAATCGCTCACCAAGTTCGAGAAGGCGATCTTCAAGCCGTACGGCATGGTCCTGGTCACCGGACCCACCGGCTCCGGGAAGACGAACACGCTGTACTCCTCGATCAGCAAGGTCAACTCGCCCGAGACCAACATAATCACCGCGGAAGATCCGGTCGAGTTCAACCTGCATGGCATCAACCAGGTCCAGATGAAAGAGCAGATCGGGCTCAACTTCGCCGCGGCGCTGCGCTCTTTCCTGAGACAGGACCCGAACATCATCCTGGTCGGGGAGATCCGCGACTTCGAGACGGCCGAGATCGCGGTCAAGGCGGCTCTCACGGGCCACCTGGTGCTGTCCACGCTGCACACGAACGACGCCCCGTCCACCGTGAACCGACTCATGAACATGGGCATCGAGCCCTACCTCGTGGCGACCTCGGTCCACCTGATCTGCGCGCAGCGCCTGGTCCGGCGCCTGTGCAAGGACTGCAAGGAGGAGGTCAACATGCCAGCGCAGGCCTTGATCGACATCGGCTACGGCGCCGACGAGGCGCCCAAGGTCAAGCTGTACAAAGGACGGGGCTGCCCGACGTGCAACAACACCGGCTACAAGGGACGCGTCGGACTGTACGAGGTGATGGAGATCACGGACGGGATGCGCGAGATGATCCTGACCGGCGCATCCTCCATCGAGCTGAAGAACAAAGCCATCGAAGAGGGAATGATCACCCTCCGCGGATCGGGCCTGCGCAAGATCAAGACGGGCCAGACCACCGTGGAGGAAGTCGTGCGCGAGACGGTGCTCTGA